AAACTCCAGCATTTTTCTGGTTGCGGCGTCAAGCTTGGCCTTGCTGAAGTCTGTTTTAATTGCGGCAACCAAATCGTCGTCATGAGTCTCCGTACGCAGATCCTCTGCGTGTGCTTCAATTCAGTATCGGCATTTGTTCAGAACCGAAACCGTCACGGCGATCATTTCCCGCTGCGCCCGGCTGAGCCCGGAAGGGCCATGCATGAGCTGGATATAAAATTGCATAAAAGTCCGCATGATCTCCGGTTTCAGGCTGGAAATCTTGACGATGTTGTAAACCCGGCCGGCACGTTTAACTGCGGCATCATACTGTTGTTTCGTACTTCCGGTAGCCTCATTTTCTGCAACCGTTCTTATCCAGGCCATTTGGTCACCCCTCTAAATCGAGCGTCTCCTGCGTCGGCAAAATATTGATTGTATTCGCATATTTGCGGATTCTTTCAACCTCTTCTTCGGTGAATAAACGCCAGCCGCGGATGTCTTTGTGGGCAACGTCTTCTACCTTTTTTTCTTTCAGCCATCTAAACCAGGTCGCTTTGCTAATCCCGATGATTTTCAGGGCTTCGTTGGTTCGGTAGAATCGCTTCCCTTCGATTTCGACAGGCATAGTAGTCTCCAGTAGTATTAAATAGTATCAAGACGTCTTAAATATAGTAATGAAAATCCTAAAGTCAAATAGTTTTTTATGACGAAATATAAAAAAACGGTGTTTGAAGAAGCCGGAGGAGACGGAAAGATTTCTCCTTTTTTAAACTTTAATATTATAATTCAAAAAACAATTTAAGTACTAAAAATTTTGATTATGTCGTAGGGCCGCTCCGGCTCCTCGCCCCGTGGGATAAGTACCTCTTGTTTAACAAAAATTTACCTCCCCTGACTATCCAACGGGGCGAGGGATCCTGCGCGGGCTTCAAGCGCCTCCTCCCGACTTCATTATTATATTATTTAAGGAAAGTCGGGACGGGGTCGCTCTCCGCAACGTTTGGAGTTCAAGTTTGGTGTTCAAGCTTTTAGTTTGCATTATTCATGAATTCTCATGAGGTATGTTCGTAGTACAGCCTTTAGGCTGCCAATGAGCACGCTAAAGCGTGAACTACAAACTATGTCATCTCTACTTTTGACAGCTTTCTTATTGTTGTTTTGTACCTAAAACGCAGGTTCATGAATAATGCAGGTTAGTTGTCTTGGTTTTATTTTTGTATGTGCTTCTCATGTTTTTATTGCTCAATGCTTTCCCTCCCAGGCGGGAGCTTCGGGAAGGAGGTAGTGAGATACTGTCATTTTGCAGAAGTCTAAAACTTTAATAAATAGGCTGCAAAAAAGACCGAAATTATCTCAAAGTCAGCGACTTGATTTTGATTCGTCAGTATCTTGAAAAGCCGTTGGCAGAATGTTGAAGGGGAGAAATTTGATCAGAATAGCCAGCAGGACCGAGCCAAAAGGCACCATAAAAATAGCCAATGCAGGAACGGTTTTACAAATATCAAGAAGTTGAGACTTGACCAAAGCTTTTTCTTCGGGCGTGAGGGTTTCGCCGGAGCCCCATTTTACCATTAACTGGTACAGCTCTTTAGTCTGGCGAATTTCCTGGTAGATTTTATCCCGGTTTTCTAAAACCGTTTTTTTTATTTTGATGGAAACGGATTTCGAGAGCCGGGTTGCCCGTCTAACTACCATTGAACTTTATAGTGTTGTCGGTAAACTTTCCCATTTTTTGCAAGAAAATGACTGAATGACCCCGACGCTTCGGGGAATGTCAATATCCGTCATTAGGTCATTAGGTCATTTGTCCCGAAGCGTCGGGACGTCATTTTAGACAGCAGCAAGAATTCACCTCTGTCAATGACAGCGAAGCGTTAATGACTACTGATAATAGCCCCGTGGTTTAGATAGAGCACGACAAAGCGGGTAATTACATTTGCGGCTTCGCCGCGTTAGGTTTACTCCCACTTGAACAATTTCA
The candidate division KSB1 bacterium genome window above contains:
- a CDS encoding carboxymuconolactone decarboxylase family protein, giving the protein MAWIRTVAENEATGSTKQQYDAAVKRAGRVYNIVKISSLKPEIMRTFMQFYIQLMHGPSGLSRAQREMIAVTVSVLNKCRY